CAAAGATGCATATAAGGTTTCTtaagtggtgtagcaaaggtgtATATATGGTCACTTAAGGGGTGTGGCAAAGATGCATATAAGGTTTCTtaagtggtgtagcaaaggtgtATATTTGGTCACTTAAGGGGTGTGGCAAAGATGCATATAAGGTTTCTtaagtggtgtagcaaaggtgtATATTTGGTCACTTAAGGGGTGTGGCAAAGATGCATATAAGGTTTCTtaagtggtgtagcaaaggtgtATATTTGGTCACTTAAGGGGTGTGGCAAAGATGCATATAAGGTTTCTTAAGTGATGTAGCAAAGGTGTATATTTGGTCACTTAAGGGGTGTGGCAAAGATGCATATAAGGTTTCTTCAGTGGTGTTGCAAAGGTGTATATTTGGTCACTTAAGGGGTGTGGCAAAGATGCATATAAGGTTTCTtaagtggtgtagcaaaggtgtATATTTGATCACTTAAGGGGTGTGGCAAAGATGCATATAAGGTTTCTtaagtggtgtagcaaaggtgtATATTTGGTCACTTATGGGGTGTGGCAAAGGTGTTTATACAGTCACTTAAGGGGTATAGCAAAGGTGTATATTTGGTCACTTAAGGGGTGTAGCAAAGATGTATATACGGTCACTTAAGGGGTGTAGCAAAGGTGTATATATGGTCAATTAATGCTATAGCAAATGTGTATATACGGATACTTAAGGGGTGTGGCAAAGGTGTATATATGGTCAATTAATGCTATAGCAAATGTGGATATACGGATACTTAAGGGGTGTGGCAAAGGTGTATATATGGTCAATTAATGCGATAGCAAATGCGGATATATGGATACTTAATGGGTGTGGCAAAGGTGTATATATGGTCAATTAATGCTATAGCAAATGTGGATATACGGATACTTAATGGGTGTGGCAAAAGTGTATATATGGTCAATTAATGCTATAGCAAATGCGGATATACGGATACTTAATGGGTGTGGCAAAGGTGTATATATGGTCAATTAATGCTATAGCAAATGTGGATATACGGATACTTAATGGGTGTTGCAAAAGTGTATATATGGTCAATTAATGCTATAGCAAATGTGGATATACGGATACTTAATGGGTGTGGCAAAAGTGTATATATGGTCAATTAATGCTATAGCAAATGTGGATATACGGATACTTAATGGGTGTGGCAAAGGTGTATATATGGTCAATTAATGCTATAGCAAATGTGGATATACGGATACTTAATGGGTGTGGCAAAGGTGTATATATGGTCAATTAATGCTATAGCAAATGTGGATATACGGATACTTAAGGGGTGTGGCAAAGGTGTATATATGGTCAATTAATGCTATAGCAAATGTGGATATACGGATACTTAATGGGTGTGGCAAAGGTGTATATAAGGTCAATTAAGGGGTATGGTCATGTTCGAAAATGCCAATTTTTGGTATTCATTGGGCCATAACACTCCCCTTACTATGTCCAGTTACAAAAGAAACCCCTAGGTGCACAACTTCTTCATCTCAACAACATTCCCCTAAGGTCTCATGACTCTAAATAATAAAGTTTGGGAGTTTTGAATGACACAAGTTCGCAATATACttacagacggacagacaaGGGCAAAgctttttttatgaaagaacATAAATAGATATGTAAATAATACCTTAATATTCAAACAGTAATATAATTCAGCAAAGTTCACTATCAATTCTTTTCTAGAAGGaatgttacaatgaaatgaagatgttgagtctgaactcagacttgagactgttcattaTTAACAGCCCTGGATTATACAAGAGTCTGTTGATGACTCACATCTATTTAGCCCTAGTATATACTATTTCTAATATCGGTTATCTGTCAGATTAGATGGCTTCAAAGCTGTAATCAAGCCAGTGTTAAATATTAAGTCACTTAAGGTTACAGCTTAAAGTTACAGAGGTAGATCACAGCCATAGTTCATCTTCTGTTCTGGGCACATCTATATTCAAGGTCCCCATTTGAATATcagatttaaaattataatttcatttcctAGCAATTTTGCTATGGTTAATATCATTGTCATTTCAAGCTGCAGTCTTGACTTACTGTAACGATGTTCATGCTATGATATCTACCTGCATGGTTTGACTTTTTGATTTGtggtattataatttaaataaattttagttaCCTTTTGTGCAAATACTactgtttttcaattaataaaattatgttttaagtgaaaatattttattcctgCACTTAATGGTATGCACTTATAACTAAATGGTAGACCATTATTTTTATactattcattattattttgtttatatactgtactgtaattatatatcatatttatttagtatGGTCGGTCAAAGTTATTTATAGCTTATGTTAAACTGTTCTTGTAGTACCCGACAATAaatttatacttcatttgacttgacttgacttacAGGGGATGGCTTTTAAAAGCACCCACACTGGTGGGCATGGGTTGCTGTTGTAGACTTGCTGCCATTTGTTGGTCTTCTTGTTCGTCTGCTTGTTTGTCTGGGCTGCTCTATGGCGCCAGTGTTTCCCCCCACCAGTCTCGATCTACTCTCAGTTTTCTGGTTTCAGTCAACCACTGGCTGGCGTAGCGGGCTGTGACATCCTTTAGGTGGCCATCTGATTACAAAATATAGTCATACAGTCAGTTCATCTATGCTAAAGAAATCCGACTCATATATTATTGTAGGTTGTGAAACTGAAATAGCATACGGGCCAATGGCTTATAAGACATTTACTGAcctcaatgtttttttataaagggaGTAAGggttctttataaaaaaaacaccttagGGCAATACTATGGCATAATGGAATACAGTGATGCCAGCTTGATTGTGCGCTAAAACTGAAGGCACAAACAATTTCAGCCTGCCTCACCTTTCAATTCTCCCCATCAAAGATTAAAAAACCCAAAGAAATCTCAATTTCTTTAGGTGTTGACCTTGAGGTATTCCCACCACATAAGCCCATGGCAAAGAAAGTGGCTGAGTTCTAACCATCAAAGActcaaaaagaagaaagaaatcAATTTCTTCTGACTCCGAGCTTGAGATATTCCAATCACATAAGACAGTGGCGGTGTTACTCTGTTCTCTAGCTCATAAGGTTTCTTCACTTGCAAGCTCTCCCCATCTATGCCTGAAAttaccaacaacaacacaaccattTTATTAACAAGAACTTAAGTTCTTTTTCATTTTACCAAATCAAAACCTCCTAATATTTCAGTTCCTAATTTAGCAATTTTCATTATTAATGATCCAAATGAAGCAAAAATCACTGGCAAGAGTATTACATATACTTCTTAACAacattatatgtacatgttctGACTAATTATAACAAGAGATATTttaagatggagatgttccCATTATTGATTGTATTCtaaaattgattggttgggcctgataTCGGCAACAATTGATTGTTATTGGTCATAATCAACCATAGACTCAACAGCATACAATAcaagaataattatttattgaagttttattcTTGTATTGTTTGCGGTTAgtcaattaaagaaaaatgaaaaaaaaaacgattgaTCTATGGAACCGATTATGGATAGTCAAACTGTAACCAATTATCCAACAATGCTGAATTTTAGACATTAGACGCAGTTTATACTTAGCCATTTTTGTTCCTTGGCAACGAACACTTCCACCCAATGATTAGagtctgaaaaaagaaaatagagACTAAATTCATTGTAAATTCAATTTCATTATTGGAATTCAGGTGGTATCATTTTGGTTACCTAATATCTGtgtgactttaaataaaatctttgttctttcaaaatattagcttttttttcaaataaaaaaatattgatatttgcatAGCCTTGTTATTGTTGTTGGCCTTGTCAATGAAGGCTTGCAAAAAAGATAACTCaaagtttatgtatttaaacttgaatttggtacacatgtcGCCCGAGACAATAagcacatgtacagcaaggcccataactctggcatTAGTTATAGTTGTGGTATGCCTCATTAACaccgaaaaaacaacaacaacaacagacaaacaTTGGTTCCATGACACTCTTGTTCATTTATAACCCAGTAACGATCAGGAAGATGTGTAccttttaaaccaaatatttgtCGCACCTGTATTTCCATCCACATAATTCGAAGACAATAGGCTCCTGTTTTTGGACCCGGATGTCTGATGCCGTGGTTTCTTGCTTTTCTCTGGAAGACTGTCTTCCTCAAAATCACTGTCAGACCTTGAATACATTTATCACAAAACTGCAAATTAGAATTCTACAGAAATGTTGCTTTAAAGCTATAATGGTGGTGAATCAATTCACCTTCCTCTCCAAAATGTTGACTTTTTTAACGTTACAGTCAGACATGGAATAAAACTACTGCAACTGTAATCTGCAAATTATCTGTTATTTTTATACGCATGGAATTGACGATTGATCGgaattaaaatgtgttatgtTTAACACGTAATGCTCTTAAACAATTTGGAGTGAGTGTTAAAAAGAAAGCATAATGCTGTCATTCtgtacaaatataaaatcttgTAATCGTGGTTCAGAGTTCtataaataattgttgttttttagatgAACATAGTatgtaatgtgtaaaatattgatgcaaaccataaaataatgttgaaagaTTAATTTCCTTGAAAtactaaagctgcactctcacagattggccattttgacaacttttttttattttttgtattggaatggGCCAATTTTTGCCTAAATGTCTGGAAATTTAAGTGATACAAGATTACTGGCAAAATATCAGActgtaggttttcatatttatgttggagaaatgatattttatggctaaaagaagtactaatgctttaagaaaaaatgaaattttcggcagtttcccAATCGAATATTGTGAgatatcttatatgactgaattgaatgcaatgataccaaaatcagctgattctgagacaaaaactaaaagaaatatgtcaaaactgtcTGTTAAAGTGTAGCTTAATTATGACAGTTCAGGTTATAAAAACATGCCTTCATTGTTAagatcataaaatataaatacatggcGTTGACATCACGTACTttctataattgtttttttttatctactgTTGAAGGATTAATGCTTATAGTAATTGAttattaaaaatgcactcttactcccaaataagatttacctcaattaatacaaatgttttaatacaccaaaacaaatgaataaatgttgaaacaaatgttctgatgaaggatatcgagttttatttgaaataaaggtgcagaaaacacagtatttctaccttatgagacgatagttgatcatagttaatcttttagcactcaccaatgatttaatatttttgcgtgttcaactattaaatacacagatataattgtgttatcagtaattaatattttccattaatgcattattcagtaagtagttaaaggtttaccaCTCAAAATAGCTAAACATATTATGTGTGTATTGATTCCGAaggagagtgtcactttaaggtaGGCATACCTGGCAGTTTTGTATTAAAGACATATGTATTAGGTATAGTTTGGGTTATGGTTGGATTGCCCAGGATgttagatatataaatatagaattgatgCATCATCTTAAAACTAGAAATTTGCTGATTGCTGAAGACAAAATTGGAAGGACGATGTTAATAGATCATCACTTTgtgaaacatataaatgttttaagactgaattgaatttgaataagataTTCTAGCACTCACTGGCagttaagtgtatttttttgtttttgatcaaATTTACATGACGCGGCCTGTCAGTCAAACTAGCCGGTAGATACCCGACTGATCAATCAGCATCCAGAttaggcggggcttatcagttgtTAGTATGTAGTATTAtgctgttttctatatgttaaatacaaaatacgTTTCCCATAACTAAGAGTTGATTTTGAAAtccaaaatattgatattttcactgaatGCTGctaaaattatgcatttttcatggTATTTGTTTGATTACAAAGTGACCTTTAAGTGGACTAATCCTCCAAATGTATTTATCGTTTATGTAAACATACATAATCATACGTAATTGTATATTTTCCGTTACGTCTTAAAATAGGAAGTATCATTATTAGTACAagtgtaaaatattgacaatgtCTTGCGATTAATTTTTTACTTTTGGAATTAGTCTTCTTCATGTGCGTAAATTTAAATCTGCATTTTCTTGGACAAACTCAGTTGATTTGaggtatatttttcattaaagttAGATAAAAGAtcttataataatatcatattactTCAAAAAGGTCATAAAAAGTATATGATACAAAATCATCTTGGTAGATGagacaaatcaaaacataaacttGTGCATTGATTATGACTATGATCGTTTCTAACTTCTTTGTTGCttgttagaacagttttgcatttcacTTGATAAGGATATTAATTCATTGAGAGAAACATAAaggtagttatatcaataataataacaattcatttaactTGTATTAAACAGGTGATTCTTCATGGAAAAAGGAAGACAAACAGCAAATACTAATGAGCTTTGATATTTGAtctaaacaaatatcctttttgTTGACTTCCTTAAAGGAAATTAATAAAGGTTTTGTTTCCAtgaatttgagttttaaaatagagATTCTACTGTACCAAAATCCcgatattatttaaaaatgaattattttcaagttcagacattaaattatttctacctGAATAATACATTGCATTCAACTAATAATAAAGAACTAATTTacagatgcactcttactcccaaataagatttaccacaaatgatacaattgttttaatataccaaaaaggatgactaaatgtaaaacaagagggccataatggccctaaatcgctcacctaaGTAAAAGAGTCTAACCTTTGTAATCGATATAGCTTGATATTCGTTcccaaacaaaattgaaaaacatactggtcaaacatgtcgcctggataatcactgacaggacttgtcacagttgcctgcacactgacaggacttgtcacagtttcctgcacactgacaggacttgtcgaTTGACTGCACattgacaggattttgttcagttgcctgcacactgacaggacttgatgattgactgcacactgacagaatttgattctcatacctgcacactgacaggaatttgttcagttgcctgcacactgacaggaattgataattgactgcagactgacagcacttggtacagataccagcacactgacaggactttttttcagttacctgcacactgacaggactgttcaattgcctgcacactgactggacttcgttcaattgcctgcacgcacactgacaaaactatgttaaattgcttgcataCTGAAaaaacttttagtatagatacacaaacaacatacaagactttgttcaattgcctgcacactaacaaaactatgttaaattgcttgcacactgaaataacttttagtatagatacacaaacaacaagcAGTGCACAatccaataaaatcataatCTGCCTTAAGATTTAAAAATCAAAGATTAGTACACAATTATACTCTATTATTGCTTCTTccatctaggacaacatcacCATCCTTCAAATACAGGTTATCAAATTTTTCTGtataaggcttattcactatccacacagaaaataagattgtagcttagaataatttacatgaagtttacaatgatatacatgaagtttaatggaaaagtctgattattaaatttatcattaagtaaaaatgaaatttcttctaaggaataaagtgtataataattattttaatctatgaacctaaaaaagaacaataattacctcagaagtgactatgttgaagacttgataaaatttaaaatctattccctcgttattaaaaatacaaagtagCGGAATCTCCATcgaaaagggagaccatatagcaagactagctgcccttgtttcaagagtaaactttacataactattaaattttaacaaaatgtatatttaatgaaCTTATAACCCACTGGGTGAGGTTAATTTTTCTCCAGGGGCATTATTtgccaagaaaaaaaatgtaatgttttcctttaggttgccatggcaataaTAGTTCTGCATGGGATTCATTTCtttcaacaattttgaaaaagcaccaaccaaggatcactccaatgaagtttcattaaaaatttaccaagcggtttaggagaagatgatgattataaccaattgttgacgcttttcctttaggttgccatggcaaccagacttttgcatggaattcatttctttgaacaattttcaaaaagcaccaaccaaggatcattcctatgaagtttcattaaaatttaccaagggatttaggagaagaagatcattataaccaattgttgaggCCGCACGATGGacgacagacgccggacatagaccgatcacactagctcaccttgagcactttgtgctgaggtgagctaaaaaaacaaTGCTCCTTATAAAATATACCGTgcttaatttgaatgaaatgtgcataaaacactgtatttctaccttatgatagTAGATctcagtaaatcttttagcattcaccaatcatttaatatttatgcgctttcagctattgaatacacgTTACACTCTTGTAATCAGTAAAtactatttttcataaatgcattatttagtaagcataaaaaggtttatcactcaaacgttacgtttgttatacatgtgtatgtgttgattttgaataagagtgtcactttaatgttatatttttacttttattgctatgttttaccatgCTCCATGGTATATTTTATCTGATTGTCAAGGATAACTTCTGTAAAATTACCATCTGCTTCTGCATGATTAAAGGCTTACTAAGGGGTCATGGGACACTGAAGGTGTAGCCTTATTGCTATCAGCGTGGTGTAAAATGAAAGCGTTGTCGTCGCCTATGGCCTCTCGTGTTGTATATTGAAATTCGGCGTCACTGTCTATTATGGTCTGCCTgtaccttatttattttttttcaccgATATCGTTTACGCACTTGTTTGAAGCATTTTTGCAACCCGGATTAGTTTTGTTTACTCGGGTTTCAATCTGCATTTAATAAGCGTATACACTATCGGAAGCTTTCTGAAAACCGCATAAAGCAATTAACTATCACCGAGGTATTTGTATTTGGTATAAACCTTAAGATTTgtaattcttcaaaatattttacttgaAGAAAAAGACCAGAAAATCATTATTGTGCATGATAAGTAAACTTTTATCATAGCCTAAATTGATTAAAAGTAGTTTGAGTACTACTGTAACAtctgtttatttcaatacaagTGTTTCATTCTAgccaaagaaatatattatatcattgttttacaaagcattgttttatcaatacattatccatttcttattaaaaatcTCAACTGAAATTAACTTTTCCTCCCCAATTTGGGATAAATGGGACAATATTCGCAAATAAGCATtctattttatcttttaataaaCTTTGTAATAAGAGGATGAAGCATTCACCAATCTTCAAGTATTTAATTGATTATATGctatatgtcaatattttttatacacaCATAAATGGATTTTGGCAGCTGAAAATCTTTTAACAAGGAAATCAAACTGAAACAATGAGAGTGAAACTCGGGTCTTTTTGAGTTTATGAtcaaaccaaacaaacaaaataggATTTCTGtacagattaaaaaatattttggccCTTTTTTAAACTGGGACTTTGTGGATCcatagctattaattgaaaaccccatttatatataatggtttatTCATTTTCTATCAAGTGTTACCCTATATTGTGCCTCTTTAAGATTACATAAAACAAGTACATGATATACGACAATCGATGGATAAAGGCCTTAAGGAAGataatgaagtatttttatttgAGCCGCATCCCACGATTGTTGGCAATTCtctataaataattatttcatttgtaatttttttgtCTGAAGGCCCATTATAATGCGATGTGgctcatttaaaacattgtaatagaCCAATGTTCAAAACCGGATTTGACAAGATCTGATAACACTATATTCAACAAAAATGGCGGATGCATGTCCAATAAAGAAAGCAAAATTTAACTTTGAACACTCAGGGGAGtttgatgaagatgatgaagtGACATTTACCTTTCCAAAGGAGAACAATAAACAGTTGTTCTTCTCTAAACTCATCTTAACAAGATCTTCATCCGCGTTTGAAGCcatgtttaaacatgatttCAAGGAAAGGAAGGACAAGAACGTGATTATTGAGGACATCAAGATGGAAGTGTTCAACACATTTTTTAGATGGTGTGATCCAAAGCTATCAGAACCTATTACGGGTATTTCAACCAAGATTGCTTTTATTAATATGTTACTGTTATCTTTGTTATAATGCCTCCTTAACTGCTGATATTGTTCCAAAGCTTTGGGAAAGGTGTTTCTGATTGAGAAAAATGCCaacaaaaatatgcattaaGAAGTAGACAGAGAAAGTAAAAGCTGTGAATTAAACTGTAAGGTATTTCTTTATAGAAAACATAGCATGTACCACACAAAAACTTTTGAACCTTCTGACCCAATATTtacagacatttatttttaactaatttttttctttaatagtcaaataaattgtgaaattaCTTTGAATATTTGGTTagcaaaatacattgttttccctgtataatttttaaaaattgtacaAATTGAATTACAGCTGAAAACGTGTTCCAGATGGTTGAATTCGCTGATAAATACCAAATTGAGTCCATGATCCAACACTACAGAAGAGTTATGCttgatattgtaaacaaagcTTTCGAACAGGCAAAGATGCACTTCCATCGTTCTTCATCGGATGTAGAGCAGATAGTTATGGTATTATTAGTGGCCACTAAGTATAACTACAAAGAACTGTTAGATAGAGCAGAGGACTATCTGGTGTGCTATGAAGTTAAAGAACTTCTCAGCAAGGACCCTTTTGAAAAACTACCTTTAGAACTAAAATACCGCATTTTATCAAGacgtatttcaaaagtttaccAAGAAGTTGGATTTGCACATGCGGTAAATTAGATTTACATGGTCAAACATTTGTAGATCTATGTTTAGATTAACGTGATTGATTTGTGTTGTATTACAGTCCAATTTGAAGATGAAAGATTAAAATTCATACTGATCCAAACCTACATATAGTTTGTTTATATCTTGTGGTCATTTATTGGCTGAATAATTTGACCTCCCAATGAACCAACCCCACATTTACTTTCGGTTTAATCTAACACTTCAGTAATAGTGCAAAAATAAACAGATGTAAATGAAGAAGGGTTAGCAAACACAAGATGCACTGTTCATGTATAATTTAGGGTTTAAGCCAGGTTTTCAAAATGACAGGGTGCCGCTGAAGAGGCACAGGTTGCTAAGGCTGAAAAAGGCACATTGTATTGAACTGTGAAGAATTTGTACATAATGAATTTTATAGAAACGTTACAAGCCATTTTATCATGAAATAACTTGTTGAAGTTATTGCAGTTTGtatgttttcaatgaaatccAATGTGAGCTGACCTATCTGcaacaaaaatactttcatgttaaaatcacttatacttttcttttaatttgactatgaaaaaaaaggaaattttgtatttgtatcaGTGGACACTAGTGTTTATCAATAGTGTTCCCATTTATATGCACACCAAAAACACAATGCACAGTTAATTAGAAACTACATGCATATTTTACACATCGatgtatattgatattattCCTTGAATTTTTCGACAAGTAACTGCATACTTCAAGTGTATTTTATAACTGtttcttattattgttttagaaattaaGAAATTACAATTGGATCTTTAGAAAGTTTACTGCATTTATAAGTTGGTTGTTATAAGATGACTTTATTCTACACCAAACTTAAATCCTGCCTTATATCTTTTCATTTTACTTCCTGTAAGAATTGTTGCACCTGTAATGTCAACAATGCATTGAGATTATTTACATGGC
The sequence above is drawn from the Mya arenaria isolate MELC-2E11 chromosome 14, ASM2691426v1 genome and encodes:
- the LOC128215903 gene encoding DNA repair protein complementing XP-C cells-like; the protein is MYSRSDSDFEEDSLPEKSKKPRHQTSGSKNRSLLSSNYVDGNTDSNHWVEVFVAKEQKWLSIDGESLQVKKPYELENRVTPPLSYVIGISQARNGHLKDVTARYASQWLTETRKLRVDRDWWGETLAP
- the LOC128218589 gene encoding uncharacterized protein LOC128218589, which codes for MADACPIKKAKFNFEHSGEFDEDDEVTFTFPKENNKQLFFSKLILTRSSSAFEAMFKHDFKERKDKNVIIEDIKMEVFNTFFRWCDPKLSEPITAENVFQMVEFADKYQIESMIQHYRRVMLDIVNKAFEQAKMHFHRSSSDVEQIVMVLLVATKYNYKELLDRAEDYLVCYEVKELLSKDPFEKLPLELKYRILSRRISKVYQEVGFAHAVN